The following is a genomic window from Gavia stellata isolate bGavSte3 chromosome 3, bGavSte3.hap2, whole genome shotgun sequence.
GCACAGCGAAGCATTGTTAGGTCCATCCTCACTTGCGCTTTGCTTCATTAATTGACAcaattctttgttttccttctgtcgCTTTGTCTGATGCTTTTTGTAACATTAATGGTGACTTCTTTTGTGGACATTTTCTGTGCATCCCATTTACTCTGTGAAAGTTTTAAACAGTACAGTGAGTTCCACACTGACAGCACAAAGAGTCATTGACGATTACCTCCTAATTTATGAAAACAGTTCCACTTAATAAACAGAAAGACTCCAGCATTCTTCACACAGTACTGTGATGTGGAGCAACTTTCTCATTCAGCACGGACACAAGGTTTTATAACTGCTCTAAAGGCTGTGGACGCCAGTAGGCTTTAGATCAACCCTCTTGGCTACCATTAGCATCTCTACACATGTGCATTCTATAAGCGGAGCAAATAAATCTAGTTTCAGTCCAGAAGTGGAAATTAGACGTTCCTTTTGGTGTCACTGGGAGTTGAGTGTGATTAGCCTGAGACAGAattctctctgcttcattttacGTTTCTTaagtgaaaatacagtttcaaaaTAACACTTAGTTCTACCTGCATATAAGACCTAAGTACAATATATAGCTTTCAGAGCTTCATCAGGTTATTTCCAAATATTCAAAAAAGTCAGTCTGTCTGAGGCATGCAAGTGCATCCCTAATTTAAATTTATCCTTCTCCATCGTCTAGTCTGTCTGCTTGTTGCCATAAGCAACCCACTATACTGCGCAATAAAGTGGATAGGTCTAGCAAAGGACATTCAGAACTGGGCTGATGGAGACACAGAGCTGAGTTAGGTGGATTTGTTTATTACATCTCCAGTGTTTCATGAGACACTTCGTGAGTGTAAAGATTGCCAGGTAAATTAGGCATCATTTACATGGTAATAATGCCAGGTGCAATATTGTCTGGTAAACTTCCACTGACGTGAGTGGAAGGTACATAATCATCTGAGAGCAAAAACTGGTGTTTATTTGCCGGTGTGTATTACTGCACATTTCTGTAGCCTGAATACATCCGCTCCTTTGCTGTCTACTCCCCTAGTGCTCATGTTCACACAAGGACTCTTCAAAGACTACGCATATCATGAAAATCAAACCAGGTTATTGTCAGACAGGGAGATAATCTGGATACCATCTCTGCTTTTGAGGCGCTTGACCATTATATTGCCTTCACTGGTATTAGGACTCTTTTCATCATCAGCATATTTTACTTCCAAGTTGTTTTGACATGACTCTTATGAGAGGATACTAATATTTCCCAGACGCAGCCCATGTCAAACCCTTTCCCTTTTGAAACCACTAACTGTACCCTGTCACGTAACTGATGGTGGAGGTAAGGCAGTAGGATGCTTTAGGGCTTGATGCctgagaaaatgagaaacagagaagtaaAGCAGTTTACCCCCTGCTGCCCCACAGGCCGATGGCAGAACCCAAGTCTCCTGAGAGCACTGGGTGTTGCATTGCATTGTATTCTACAGCATGTAgaggtaaaagaaaaactgtagtCAATGTGAATATTCAGGTGAATAAAATAGGCACATTTTGAGTTGGGGAGATAGTCACATTCTCTACTCTAGGCATCTAAACTTTAGGTGTCCAAATTGGAAACCTACTCATCTTACGCTTCCCTAAACAGTCAGTGGAGAAACAGAGCTTCAGCATGGCAAACCAGAGCTGGAGCCTAACTTAGATACTACACTTTCACTgtaggaaaatacatttcttttttgactATAAGAAGTTTAGAcaaattactttccttttttagaCACCTGCATTAGATGCGTAGAATAATGTAAATGCCCTACTTAGCATCAGAAATTTTCTTTGCACTGGGTTGCAACAGTACAGGTATATATTACTGAATGTATCTTAGCTAGAAAAAGGTGGGAGAATACATTCAAAGCCATAGGGCCCCAGGTCAGGAACCCACACTTCTCTGAGTAGTCCCATTACAGTCAACACTCACTTTATTAATATGTTGTGGGAATTTGCCCATACTTCCGAGTAAGTCTAAATGCAGACAGAATTTTTCAATCGCTTACAAAATTAGACAAACGATTTTCTCCAACAATATGTCAAGTATACACATAATTCTCAAGTGTGGCCAAGTCTTTTTCAAATCGGATTAATAATTATGTTAGTTCTGTTCAACCATATCCAACCTGACcaattcatttttctctgtgggCTAGTGGCTATGACAGGCatttatgtttttcatttacAGCAAATCCATGGCTCTAGATGTCATGCTGCTGTAGAATATGTCCCTGTACATCTGGAGCTGCAGTATCTCTTGGAAAGATACAGCAGGATCCATGTCACCGGGAAATATTTCTGTACTACAGCAGTACAGAAGATAATACAGTGAATgtataaaataaacagatgtGTACCAATGTGTTGTTTGCTAGCAAATGCAAGGTGAAGTTCAATCCAAATtccctttttcatttgcttagTCCCCCTGGGTTTAAATTTGCCTCTCTCAAGGACGTGATTCTCAAGAGGGGACAGCTTCTTATGGGGTGGGTGTAGTGGTTCCACCACACACTGTGCTGAGAGGTCTTCCCGTCTGAGAAACCGAGGAAGCAGTAAACCAACTGTAGGGTTTGGATTACTTTaatctgcagcagctcagcagctggtATACGAACAGGGCAGCAGGTGGAAACCTGTGAGAGACAAGCAGGTAGGCAGCTAGGATGGGAGAAGTTTGGGCTTTGGTCTAGCCCCAAAGCCTTGGGTGTTCATACATTATTGTTACACTGGATGATCCTTCTACAATGTATGCAACATATAGGTGAGAGGAATAAGGGGGGAGGATCTGATCCAAAGCCTTTTGAAGTTATTGGAAAGACTCCCATTGACTTTTTCAGGCTTCACATCCAGCCTTGAATGAACCAGCGTTCATGCAGTGCATATAATTTaggcaaaacagcaaaaaaggaaaaagccattCCCTCTCCGATAATTAAACAGCTTCCACAATACATGCCACAGCTGGactgagctggaaaaaaataagtgtgggttgggttttttttgctgtaacaAGTGTATGTTACTCCAATTGCCAAATAAAACATCAATTTTGTGGCCATTCAGGCATGAGGTGTTGTCAGAGGTGCTAGGCTCAATCATGCCGTGGCTGTGGTGCAGCCATTTTCTCTTATCCCAAGGCATTAAATACAGTTTGACTGCAGCGAGGAAGATTGTCACAAAAATAAGTTTGACCTGGCTGAAGCTAGTGCTGAGCGTCAGGAAACATAATCATACTCTTACCTCTGCTGTCCTGAAGCTGTGCTGTCTCTGCATCGTAGCTCCCGTGCTGTGGACCATGGGGCTCGCACAGTGAGGGCCACAGTTGTTCCTCTTCTCGGTGTTCAGCGTTCCAGCTGTGGCTGATGCTGTAGTTACACCTGTCTGAGCTGATTTCCCATCATCCAGAAGACCTAGAAGGGACACATGAAATTGTGCGATTAATACTGAGGAGCAGTTTATAACTGGCTCTGGCTTCCCTCTGTTTCACCACGTTTTTGTGATAGCACAAGTCATGGAAGGTACGGTACAGTACTACAGTGAGAGCAGTCTACCTCCTTTTGTCACCTTTATCCTCACACTTTCCATTATTTGGCCTTTCTCCTATAGTCCACTGCCCTGTGAAACACCAGCtcagaaaacatggaaaacCAGTTAATGAGTGCAGCATATCAGTAGCCTTTTGGTCACCTGTGGATCTCCAATGGCTTCTCCACACACACAGCAGCTTGCATGACTGAGGGTTTAACTAAGGACCCAGAGAGGCTCCCCTTAAATCTATTTCAATTCGGGAAATGAAAGGGTTAGATGTGAGCATGACAGATGAGACTGATATGGATGGACAGATTGCTCTATTCATTGccttgaacatttttttccatcataagttgaggaaagaaatgcagaaaaaatatatttcatactGTTTTGACTATCAGTaatcaaataaattattaatttgctTTCAGCTCTAGCTGTGTGGCTAAAAGCATGCGTTGTACAATATGATATTGGCCAGCCTAAAAGAATTTTCTCATCTTATTGCATTAACAAAAATCAGTTGTCATTTATGGTGCGTGCAGAGCACTAAACATCTGGTTGCAACACTGGGCCTGAAATCCAAATACAAAGAGCAAGTGGGATGCATGACTGTAGCTCTCAATTTCATTTTTGGCAAAACTGATTTATAATAAACTTTATgttcaaataagaaaaagaaaagcagatttacTAACTGGCAATGCAGGTATCAAAACTGGAAGAAGAAGCAAGGAGTCACAGATACTAAGTGAAAAATAAGTATGAGGAAAAGCAACAACAATTCATTGCTACTTGAAGTGTGCATTGTGTCATCAAAACCTTCTGCCATGAATCAGGTGGGAATTCAAGCACAGTATTAAGGACATTAAAAAGGAAGCAACGTCCTGAATTCTTTCCCAGAAATCTGtaagaaaagctgctttatcAGTAGAAAGCAACATCAGTAGCAGCTAGCAAAGGTAATGACTGAAATCAACTAAGCTCCAAGCAAATATTTGAAGTCTTGATATTGAAAATATCTAAAATTGTGTAAGATTTAAGAAGTCTAAATACAAACTAGTCACTACATTTCCCTGAGCAGTCAGAAGATGGTGTTAAGAGTTTTCCAAGGACAATTTAACTTGTAGTAGTGGTAACTAATAATGCTAAGTCATCTactttttgacagaaaaaattTTTAgttgaaatgtgaaaatattacattatagttcatttaaaaaaaaaaaacaacaaacttcAGTCTTTGGAGGCTGCCTTTTCTGCTAGCTATAAAAACTAATGTCATTCTCCCATCTAAATCTACAGGCAACTTTCCATAAGACAAGACTAAACTTTACTTCTCCCACATTTCCCAGACGTCTACACCTACTTATGTTTTAGTTCTTATCTCTTCCTACCACTCCACAGTGCCAGATGAGAGACAGAAACATGACTTGGTGCAGAACAGTAAGTGGCATAGACTGATACCATAGACAAAATCAGTTGTCAGGTAGGGAGATGGAGAGGCAATTAGACACGTGTGATTCAGAGCTCTAAGCTCACGCCTTAGTCTACTGCTTCACCTTGCAGTGGAGCTGTGAGAACAAGATCAACCACAGCTTTGAACAGGCAAAATGCTCTAGGCATTACATACTAATTCCATTAATTGAATCTTGGACTTTTCAAACATACACGAATTAtgagtttttccttctgtggagTCATCCTACCAAATTACTTTCCACCATGTGTTCCTTTGGCCATCTGGCCTCTAACTAAATTGTCTGGTGAAACAGCTGTCAGCTGAAAAGCCACTTTGTTATTAAgcacaatttttcatttatcaAATTGTGTTGCATCTTTTGGTCTTGCACAGAACAATTTTTCTTGCATCAATCCATTTCTGGAGACTGATGGAAAATCTCTATCCTGAAAATGGTACATCTCCTTCATTTTTTGTCTCCTGTTAGTTTGCAGCCTGAGCATCCTTGTTGCATCCTGCATTGCAGGGCTGACACTTTTTTTGCAATACTTGTCAGAAATGAACCAGGTATCAGAATCTGAGCCTTCCACTATCactctgctgtatttttatacGGGAGACCTAATGGTCACCAACACTAGtgcaaaaagcttttttattttattctgaaatatgtttgcatATGAAATATGAACTCTTTTTCAATGTCAAACAGATGATTTAGAGAGTGGGCAACAGTTTAAAGACTTCAGTGACTTGCTCTTTATGTATGAGCACTGAGCAGAAATTGCAGTGAGAATGCATGAGCAGTGGAAGTAAGACCATGAGGTTTGTTGGCAATTCATAAAGCAACACCTATTTTATAGACTAGATACAAAGCACAAAACAgatgatgttaaaaaaagattagGAACACAtggttgcttttaaaatagcaaatatttctgcattgCTATTTAGGGTTTGCCACAGTACACAAAAATGgaagagttaactttcttcttctgtacAGTCTGGAATTTGCAAGCTAGCAGGATGGCAATACTCAGGGTCTTGCCTCAGTGCCGTTAGTTATCTCATCCTTGCAGTATGGGTTCGGTAAATAACCTCCTCGGTCTTTCACTGTAGAGCTTCAGTAGAAATTTAAACAAACGGGCGCAGTAATGTTGTTTTCATTCTCATGTTCTCTGCCAGGCCAACCCCTGCCAAAAGTCCATGGGCCCCCTGAGGCCAGGGAAAACAGCAGATCCCATCACAATGCCCTGTCAAAtacatgtatttcattttcGAATGAACTGGCAAGCCTAGAATATTCTTACGGCTCCATTCCCAAATCCTGAGTTTCTGGGCGATTATCAAACCCCCACCAATGTGAGGGTGACCTTTCCCTCAGGAGTGGTTCGTCAGGGTTTGGGCGACTGCCAGGCTGTTCCCATTATGGGGAGGAATGGATGATAAGAGGCAGGTATTTCATGGCATGCAATCAGGTTTATTTATAAAGAATGTACAGGAGTTCTCCTTCAATGGACACAGGGAGAATACCCAAGCAGCAGCCCCATTGCTCACAAATCCGAGTCTATCTTTCCAGCATGAAATGTGCTTAAAAGAATTTGTCCACCCACGGCAATGCTCACTGTCGTCTTCCTTTTCACTGGCTTGCTAGGCTGCACAGGCGAGCTAACTCCTGCATTTCTCACCAGTCCAATAGAAATCCTTTAGGCTGCAGTttgacaaatgctttttttcagcagcaccagggaaaaaaagggttattttaaactgaaatcaaTCCCTATACTTTATTCATCACCCAATGACGCAAGCAGTCAGACTGGCACAACTTGGGAGGTAGCACAGGAATCGAaacaagcagcagaaagcagcttaGGTTGGTGAGCTAtccaataaaacaaaacaaaaccgaACCCCACTCACCCAGCTACACTCGTTCTTCTCATTGAGTTGCTTTGCTGAGCTCACTAAATCCTCTGGAGGTATACTCACATTGCTTCCAACTACCCCTGCCTCAGGGgacatgcatttatttcacCCATTTAGTTCAGATTCACCAAGGATTCCCATTGTGTTACAGGAAAAACAGTGTCCCAAAGACTTCTAAAGAAGTTGCTGGCCCAGAGTAAGATGTGATGTGACTGACTGATTACAAATAACCTATACAAAGAAactttatttctaaaatctCTTTCACCAAGAAATCTGATTATTTAGACCAAATGACAGCAGTTCAAATAATCttctgttttgtgtgttttcacaTTGAAAATTTGTATAGATTTTGAAAAACCAAATTTACCCAAGTTTTCTTCCACTAAAATGCTGGCATTAAATTACAGCCTTTTGTTCAAAATTCCCAAAATACAGACGTTTTGGAAAATATGGATATTGACAAAAATCAACTGTAGTTATTGAATTTTACAAATCAAAACTAAAAATCAGTCCCTAGGACATCTGGGTATGTTTTAGCTGTTCCGCAATCTAAAAGAGGGTCGTTTAAGAACAGCTTTACAATTACAGCAATATGTAATGAACAGAAAGCTACCTAAAATCAGAGGTATCTCAATACGAGTATGAAGACCAGAAAGACAGAACAAATCTGCCTGAAATATGTATCTTATGTGAAGAACAACAGGTGTATTAAAGGTAATATAAATTCCTAGAAGAGGACAAAGAGAATAGAATGTGAGAATTGTCACTACTGACACAAAAATAAAGGCACTGGTATTTTTAAGTAGTTCGTATAAACAGTATAAATAAAATCAGCTCTCCAAGAACTGCTGCTACTCATAATTAATAGTTTATCTTAACATTGAATATTCAGACTGCCAGTAGGACACCAAGTTTTTCCAGTCTTTCTGGGATAACCTCCTACTCTCTCTGCTGTAAATGTAATCAAAAATTCAGTGTGTCCAAGCAAACATCAAAATTAGTTTTTAGAAGGCTCCAAACACTTCAATGCTTCTGTTATCTTAGTTCTCTAAAATTGTCTTTGTCAATTAACCATAGTTATTATAAGCACAATTCTTTGTGTTTCAGACTATTAAGTTGTGTATTCATCACAGGTAGGACATGaccattttttaaagaacagatgTTTTCTCCATAACAGAATTGTAGGCAGCAAACAGTACTGTTCAAAGGTGTCTTTCAGTTCCTAAATGATACTTGAAAATTTGATGCACATTCACCAATGCATTCAAAGGAATCCATCCGTGatgtctttctttctctgctggctgTAACATACCTATGTTCTAACTTCTGTCTCTCAACatctccctctctgcctcaCTTATCTTCCTGGCAGACTGCACCTCACTTCTCTATGAGCAAAAGTCACCAAGTCCCATCTTCCACCATGTTCTATGAGACCTCTTAATATGTACTGGCATGTGTTCTTTTGTCTACAATCCTaataattttttacattttgaatcagttttcagaaattcCCAGACAGCAGCATCCCACAACTGTGAGAAGTGAAAATAAGATGTAATGTACAGATAGGATTCATTTACACATCAccagaaaattaattacataaTACTAAGGCCACCCCtgcaacatttcttttctgtaagcACTAGATACTTGAAAGCAATTTATAATAATATTAAAGTGCATAAGTTCTTAATACCGCAGACATTTTGTGTTTTAGGAGATACATACTTAAAATTGTACTCCAAAAAGTTGCTCACAGATTTGCAAGCTTATGTCTGTTCAAAATAAAGAATGCTTAAATCATACTTTATCACTctttaaaaccatttaaatgGAGCTGTCTAAAAGAATCATTTTGGTAAACAGGATGCTCATCACAGAGcagttaaagaaaatgtaaaacatgGAATGGAAATTTTAGACATTAGACctgtatttctgatttcttttattataaTGACAACAGTAGTGATAACAAAACCAAGGATAAACAATGCATAGATGTTGCTGTAGTTCTTCATACAGCCTGGTTACACCTAAGAATTCAAATGATCCTTTACGAGAGTATCTCATAAACATGAGAGGAAATTTTCACTCTTAAGATTTAACTCTTTCTAATCAGATTTTAGTATGGAAATAAAGATGATGTGAAGAGGGGGGAAATGACATAATTAATTCCGATTGTGAAAGTAAAACTGGagtaaaaagcagaataatgtCACAGATCAACAGCTggcacagagagagaaggaaaaaaagagaactagGGGGGTCAGTTTTGTGCATGACAAAAGATAAAGGTATGACTTGCTCAAGGCTTTTTGCTAGACCTTATCTATGTATTAGAAAGctaatatttgttttctaatgATCAAGAATGGGAGAAGGAACCAGATAGCAACATTTAGGGGTAGCCCTCAATTCTCAGGACTACAGGAAACTTCTCAAACCACAGGTGGCATGAAGGTAGGTCCGCCTGGATCTCTTTGCATAAACCTCATCAAAAGAGCAATATCTTAGTAAGATccaaaatgaactgaaaatttCTGTGGCTAACAAAAATCAGCAGTGCTGCAATATCTAATGCTGGCAAGAAATCTGGAAGGGGTATGATGCCTAGTAGCCAAAAGGATCAGACCTTTGTGGAGAAAATTGTTCCACATGTGCTTGCCACAATATTCTCCTACCTGATTTTAAAGCAGCAGGTAGTGGCCAAAACTGGAGATGAATTCTGACCCAAATACGCTATAGATCTGAGCCGTCACACACTCTGCTATTGAATGACAAGCACGTATTTGTTTAAAGTGGTTAGCTGTTGATTAGTATGCTAAGTTTGTATCTTTGGAATTGACTATGAACAAACCAGTAAGGTTCAATTTTCTGGTTCAGCAACacccttttttatttatcatgGCTGTTATCTCATGAATGATGCATAAGATGCTGTTTTATAAAATGCCTGCATAATAAGATACTGCACTGTAAAAATGGACTCTGAGAAAACTCACAGTAAAGAATAATGAACAATGTTATCACAACATGCAGTTGTTTCCAGAGGAAATACGTATCTGTTACCAACACTGAGtttcttgtttttaatgctACAGAGTAATAACAAGTacacagagcactgaaatacCTGTTTTCTATACCTGTTTTCCTGATATGAAACTATTCGTGTTTGGGAAAACTACGTATCTGCTGGCCTGAGAGCTGGTATGTACTTCTACTGAATAAATAGAACATAGAATGGCTCCTATCAAAAATGAATGGAGTAGAGGTTGTGACAAAAGTCCAGTTTAAGTCATTTCCTCCAAAGCAGCAGCCTCAGAGGTGAGGCCAGATGCTCAGGAAATCTGCACTagcttttttccagaacaagaaagaatttAGAAACATTCAGACATAGCAGAGAATAGGTTTGTAAGGCAGGACAAAGGATCAAGAAGATCTGCAGAGGGACgacctgctgcagcagaaaaatgtcatcagaaacaatgttttgtatttattgaATCTGAAAATACAATAATGCAATAAATTTACTGCCCAGATATTCAGAGAATCCAGAATGATTTATCTGAACTCTAATGTGATATGAATTTTAGACAGTGAAGcaaaccacaccaaaacaaatgtatttgcatCTTCCACACATTCTGTATCAGCCATCGAAAATCTGTGGAGTCGCTCTTTAGGGAAAAGTTTCCCCCATGGGCTGCGGAAAAGGCGGGGGAAGGAGACCTGTTCTCCTGACACAAAGCCCTCCATGGACGGCAGGTCCCTCCAAAGCTGACTTGAaccaggcagggctgagccgTGCAGCTCAGGTACGACAGGCGTGGGGAAGCAGGGGGGAACTCTGGGCCTTCCTCCCTACTTCTGTGGGATGCTTAATTGAACTCAGCTCACCCGAGAGCACGAACAGCCTCTTCATTCTCCATTTAGAAGGTATATGCTTTACTTTCGGCACTAAGGGAAGTAGGTTATAAATAAGAGGAAATTCTATATTTATGCAAGGCAATGGGGGTCAGATAATAGCTAATAGCAGAAGGCAAATCAGGCTTTTACATCCTGATCTGATCATGGTTTTGTCACATTCAGGAGCTTTATGGAATGATGTTCTTTTGTAAGATTATGGTATTTAATGTCAAATTCAGGACAGAAAGAACTGGCTCACAATGAATatatttaatgcttttaaattactttatgcACATTGGAATCCTGGCAAAACTGGGAGACCAAGCACTACATCTTGCGACAGTTTTGGTGGGCAGATTTGcttattttcctatttcctgCCACTTCATTTCTGAgtgtaaaacaaacaacagtcctataaatttctgtatttcaaaacttcttttaccattgctgttttgaaatgagGCAAGAGGCTCCTCTTTGTTAGGTAACAGAAATTtctaaaagattttaaaactggAATTTAACATGTACATGCATAAACAAGTATACTATAAATAGCTCTGAAAGTCTGATCAGATTTATTACTATAATATGAAGATTTCTACTACAGAGTATTCAAGGATTCTAGCAGACAAGTAGAATACAAAAAGGGCAGCATTAAAGCTGCAAACCTtgacattcacagaatcacagaatcacagaatcactaaggttggaaaagacctgtaagatcaagtccaacctacaactcaacaccaccatgcccactaaaccg
Proteins encoded in this region:
- the BAALC gene encoding brain and acute leukemia cytoplasmic protein, yielding MGCGGSRADAIEPRYYESWTRETESTWLTNTDSESPPQEGGSAEAGGREQGAPRPGLLDDGKSAQTGVTTASATAGTLNTEKRNNCGPHCASPMVHSTGATMQRQHSFRTAESKWDAQKMSTKEVTINVTKSIRQSDRRKTKNCVN